One Peribacillus simplex NBRC 15720 = DSM 1321 genomic region harbors:
- a CDS encoding MarR family winged helix-turn-helix transcriptional regulator: MYQGDEQSQIDLRLFRIWLKASKTIFGHVVKDIERHGISSENFMILELLYNKGPHSIQKISEKLSIPSGSITYVVDKLEKKEFVKREPSPTDRRASNVVLTDKGQSLFKEIFPQHVEVITKNLSFISNEEKIQLANLLKRLGLGAQD, from the coding sequence ATGTATCAAGGAGATGAACAAAGCCAGATTGATCTACGTCTTTTCCGTATCTGGCTTAAGGCAAGTAAAACTATTTTTGGTCATGTCGTTAAAGATATTGAAAGACACGGGATTAGTTCAGAGAATTTTATGATTCTGGAACTTCTTTATAATAAGGGACCCCACTCCATTCAAAAAATTAGTGAAAAATTGTCTATTCCAAGTGGGAGCATCACTTACGTTGTGGATAAACTTGAAAAAAAAGAATTCGTTAAAAGGGAGCCAAGTCCAACAGACCGCCGAGCTTCAAACGTAGTTCTAACTGACAAAGGACAAAGTTTATTTAAAGAAATCTTTCCCCAACACGTTGAAGTCATAACTAAAAATTTGTCTTTTATAAGTAATGAGGAAAAAATACAGTTAGCGAATCTACTCAAAAGGCTTGGACTAGGTGCACAGGATTGA
- a CDS encoding macrolide family glycosyltransferase translates to MARVLFINGGSEGHINPTIGVVQELISRGEEVVYFTIEAFRERIEKTGATVRTIDGEKFIKAFLSGGRNYLLERINGLLRTVDIVIPSVLEQIKGEHFDYIIHDSMFGCGRLLAQILKLPAINSCTSFAQTNASFDKILEQLSKEIPTEIVKPIYDEFQRLTVMVKEKYDVEIHSPYEVFCNPAPLSIVYTTREFQPFGEAFDQTYKFVGPSISSRLKQDNFDLAAIKGKSPIYISLGTVFNRAVDFYKLCFEAFGNSNHTVVMSIGQQTPLIDLGEIPQNFIVKKYVPQTEVLKYTKLFITHGGMNSTNEGLYYGVPLIVIPQSADQPIIAHQVANIGAGIRLQMQSLTTNQLREAADHVLNDPSFHKAVSNIRESFQKSGGYHQAVDEIFEFKSRYDI, encoded by the coding sequence ATGGCACGTGTTTTATTTATTAATGGTGGGTCAGAAGGACATATCAATCCAACTATTGGAGTTGTGCAAGAGCTTATTTCGCGTGGAGAAGAGGTAGTGTACTTTACGATAGAAGCTTTTCGAGAACGTATTGAGAAGACGGGAGCTACTGTACGAACAATTGACGGTGAAAAATTTATAAAAGCTTTTCTCTCAGGTGGAAGAAATTATTTACTCGAAAGAATCAACGGTCTTTTACGTACGGTAGATATCGTCATACCTAGCGTTCTTGAACAGATCAAAGGAGAACATTTTGATTACATCATCCATGATTCCATGTTTGGTTGTGGACGTTTACTTGCCCAAATCCTTAAACTTCCCGCAATCAATTCTTGTACTTCTTTTGCGCAGACAAATGCATCATTCGATAAAATACTGGAACAGCTTTCTAAAGAAATTCCTACAGAAATAGTTAAACCTATATACGATGAATTTCAAAGACTGACGGTAATGGTGAAGGAAAAATATGATGTGGAGATCCATTCTCCTTACGAAGTTTTTTGTAATCCTGCACCACTTTCAATCGTTTATACAACTAGGGAGTTTCAACCTTTTGGAGAAGCATTCGACCAAACTTACAAATTTGTAGGTCCATCCATCTCTTCACGATTAAAACAGGATAACTTTGACCTTGCTGCTATCAAAGGAAAAAGTCCCATTTACATTTCACTCGGGACAGTTTTTAACCGTGCTGTTGATTTTTATAAGCTTTGTTTTGAAGCATTTGGAAATAGCAATCACACGGTTGTAATGTCGATCGGTCAACAAACCCCACTAATTGATTTAGGAGAGATCCCCCAAAACTTCATTGTAAAAAAATATGTTCCACAAACGGAAGTGCTAAAATACACCAAATTATTTATCACACATGGTGGAATGAATAGTACCAATGAGGGTCTCTACTACGGGGTTCCGCTAATTGTAATCCCACAAAGCGCGGATCAACCGATTATTGCTCACCAAGTTGCCAATATCGGAGCCGGTATTAGATTACAAATGCAAAGCTTGACTACAAATCAACTACGTGAGGCCGCAGATCATGTGTTAAACGACCCATCTTTCCATAAAGCTGTTTCAAATATAAGGGAATCCTTTCAAAAATCGGGTGGATATCACCAAGCGGTTGATGAGATTTTTGAATTTAAAAGTCGATATGATATCTAA
- a CDS encoding DMT family transporter, with amino-acid sequence MKSPLISYTILFLGVFALSTSAILVKLADAPATITAFYRMLFTAVMLLPFLLVNKKNRKEIRSLSKKQWGLGLLSGLFLAAHYLLWFESLNYTSVASSTVIVTLQPLFSMVGGYFLFKEHFSKGAIMGCLVAIAGSIVIGWQDFQISGQALFGDILAFIAAGVITAYFFIGQHVRKRLSLIPYSIIGYTSSALFLSIFVFSQQTSFVNYSKQTWLSFIGLAFIATILGQTVFNWLLKWLSTSVISMSILGETIGTCILAYFILDEVISLQQGIGIALILIGLALFLLQQRNNK; translated from the coding sequence TTGAAGTCACCACTTATTTCTTACACGATCTTATTTTTGGGCGTATTTGCATTGTCTACTTCAGCAATCTTGGTGAAATTAGCAGATGCACCTGCGACAATTACAGCATTTTATCGGATGCTTTTTACAGCAGTAATGCTTTTGCCATTTTTATTAGTAAATAAAAAGAACCGTAAAGAAATACGTTCGTTGTCAAAAAAACAATGGGGACTTGGATTACTCTCAGGTTTATTTCTGGCAGCACATTATTTATTGTGGTTTGAATCATTAAATTACACATCAGTAGCAAGTTCGACTGTCATCGTCACATTACAACCACTTTTTTCGATGGTTGGCGGTTACTTTCTATTCAAAGAGCACTTCAGTAAAGGCGCTATAATGGGCTGTCTCGTAGCGATTGCAGGAAGTATTGTCATTGGATGGCAAGATTTTCAAATTAGTGGTCAGGCATTATTTGGCGATATACTTGCTTTTATTGCAGCAGGTGTTATAACGGCCTACTTCTTCATTGGCCAGCATGTTCGTAAAAGATTATCTCTTATCCCTTATTCAATCATCGGTTATACCAGTAGCGCACTATTTTTAAGTATTTTTGTTTTCAGCCAGCAAACTTCTTTCGTCAATTATTCCAAACAAACATGGTTGTCCTTTATTGGATTAGCGTTTATTGCAACGATATTAGGGCAAACGGTTTTTAATTGGTTGTTGAAATGGCTAAGTACCTCAGTTATTTCAATGAGCATATTAGGAGAGACGATCGGAACTTGTATACTCGCATATTTCATTTTGGATGAGGTCATTTCTTTACAACAAGGTATAGGAATCGCACTCATCTTAATTGGTCTAGCATTATTTTTACTACAGCAAAGAAATAACAAATAA
- a CDS encoding helix-turn-helix domain-containing protein, giving the protein MKNHRLGQTVLNYRKKNGMTIREFADYAGISTSLISQIERGQGNPSLSVLELIAKALNVPLFTLFVNEIDTDSLISRKQDRKKVYRENSDHIVYDVLTPDFMKAHIELLMMDLNAHSTTTESHYSHDNKEEIAVVMKGQAYVELEGTEYFLDEGDVVRIPPNVKHRFLNKSDEPNHILFVLTPSLV; this is encoded by the coding sequence ATGAAAAATCATCGCTTAGGACAAACAGTATTAAACTATCGTAAGAAGAATGGTATGACAATTCGTGAGTTTGCTGATTATGCTGGAATTAGCACATCACTTATTAGCCAAATTGAAAGAGGACAAGGGAATCCGTCGTTAAGTGTACTAGAGTTAATTGCAAAAGCACTAAACGTGCCACTATTTACTCTGTTTGTTAATGAAATTGATACAGATTCCCTCATTTCCAGAAAGCAAGATCGAAAGAAAGTATATCGAGAAAATAGTGATCATATTGTATATGATGTATTAACACCAGATTTTATGAAAGCACATATTGAACTCTTAATGATGGATTTGAATGCACATTCTACTACTACTGAGAGTCATTACTCACATGACAATAAAGAAGAGATTGCTGTGGTTATGAAAGGTCAAGCATATGTTGAACTGGAAGGAACCGAATATTTTTTAGATGAAGGAGATGTCGTACGTATTCCACCAAATGTTAAACACCGATTTTTGAACAAGAGTGATGAACCTAATCATATTTTATTCGTACTAACCCCATCATTAGTTTAA
- a CDS encoding Type 1 glutamine amidotransferase-like domain-containing protein — protein sequence MEICFIGGGNHNNNELGEVFLELSKMIKPEAKILIIPFATDNSRYESWMASIKQAFSIMDNVSVELLNEDLSDKEMKRSIKEHDILYFIGGKPERLIHVVEEKGLAPIIKDFQGLIIGYSAGSLAFCNDCIITKDKDYPETIMIKGLGLVGFSVEVHYEDNIDGELIPLSNERKVYAIPNGSAIFSKNGELFKVVNDIYSFQNMRKEIVNS from the coding sequence ATGGAAATTTGTTTTATCGGTGGCGGAAATCACAATAATAATGAATTAGGTGAAGTGTTTCTGGAACTTTCAAAAATGATTAAACCTGAAGCTAAGATTTTAATAATCCCTTTTGCTACTGACAATTCCAGGTATGAAAGTTGGATGGCAAGTATCAAACAAGCTTTTTCAATAATGGATAATGTAAGCGTTGAATTATTAAACGAAGACCTTTCGGACAAAGAAATGAAAAGGTCTATAAAAGAACATGATATTTTGTACTTTATTGGTGGAAAGCCAGAAAGGTTAATTCATGTAGTAGAGGAAAAAGGACTTGCTCCAATTATTAAAGACTTTCAAGGTTTAATCATTGGATATAGTGCGGGTTCATTAGCTTTCTGTAATGATTGCATAATAACAAAAGATAAAGACTATCCAGAAACGATAATGATCAAGGGCTTAGGATTAGTTGGGTTTAGCGTTGAGGTCCATTACGAGGATAATATAGATGGAGAATTAATTCCCCTATCAAATGAACGAAAAGTATATGCAATACCAAATGGAAGTGCAATTTTCTCCAAAAACGGGGAACTATTTAAAGTGGTAAATGATATTTATTCCTTTCAAAATATGAGAAAGGAAATAGTGAATTCCTAA
- a CDS encoding SRPBCC family protein, whose protein sequence is MEKNSTTTLKMTRNFDVVPERVFEAWLNPEMMRKWFFTLEGTNKVTQNEPQVGGTWEIIDHRDGKDYRAIGEYLEMDPPNKLVFTFKMPQFSESEDTITVELKELQRGCEMTFYQNIIVPHEENWTESDIEKALGEYHDGSEHGWNLMFMGLKELVETGQVSYKG, encoded by the coding sequence ATGGAAAAAAATTCAACAACCACTTTAAAGATGACAAGGAATTTTGATGTAGTGCCTGAAAGGGTTTTTGAAGCTTGGTTGAACCCAGAGATGATGAGAAAATGGTTTTTTACATTGGAAGGGACAAACAAGGTGACACAAAATGAACCTCAAGTGGGAGGTACTTGGGAAATTATTGACCATCGCGATGGAAAAGATTATCGGGCGATAGGGGAGTATCTTGAAATGGACCCTCCCAATAAATTAGTGTTCACTTTTAAAATGCCGCAATTCAGTGAATCAGAAGATACAATTACAGTTGAGCTGAAAGAACTTCAACGGGGCTGTGAAATGACATTTTATCAAAACATCATTGTTCCTCATGAAGAAAATTGGACAGAATCCGATATCGAAAAAGCTCTTGGGGAGTATCACGATGGATCTGAACATGGCTGGAATTTAATGTTTATGGGACTGAAGGAATTGGTTGAAACTGGGCAGGTTAGCTATAAAGGCTAA
- a CDS encoding DMT family transporter, producing the protein MTNFMYIFCLLVWGLNFIAVKIQGTPVSLELSLTYRLGLTAILFLILLCILRPKGKPKKKDVPFIIVFGICNFALSYLCLYYATILSSAAMVTLIFSLKVILTPIALRVFLKEPLHSRILIGGIIGVLAVCIVIYPSLNNIHGFNDIKGIMMAVLGTILTALGDASSARNARKKVNPIYANVLGFAAGGILLAAIVFIQGQAVTLPTSITYLSALFYLTIFASFGAWLFYLKLVEKIGGAKSGYMVALFPAIGGIASVMIGESDPSIFLGAGCLFSCLGAAIALGFGMNIGKRNLKEEI; encoded by the coding sequence ATGACTAACTTTATGTACATATTTTGTTTATTAGTATGGGGACTTAATTTTATTGCCGTTAAGATTCAAGGTACACCTGTGAGTTTAGAATTATCTTTAACATATCGTTTAGGTTTGACGGCAATCCTATTTTTAATTTTATTGTGTATTCTTAGACCTAAAGGAAAACCCAAGAAAAAGGATGTTCCATTTATTATTGTGTTTGGAATTTGTAATTTTGCTTTAAGCTATTTATGCCTTTATTACGCCACTATCTTAAGTTCAGCGGCAATGGTTACTTTAATATTTTCATTGAAAGTCATTTTAACGCCCATTGCCCTTCGTGTTTTTTTGAAGGAACCATTACATTCACGTATCTTAATTGGCGGGATAATTGGTGTGCTGGCTGTTTGTATTGTTATTTATCCGAGTTTAAATAATATTCATGGATTCAATGATATAAAGGGTATCATGATGGCTGTTCTTGGTACCATCCTTACTGCATTGGGCGATGCAAGCTCAGCTAGAAATGCCAGGAAGAAAGTAAACCCAATCTATGCTAATGTACTTGGATTTGCAGCAGGAGGAATTCTTTTAGCGGCAATTGTGTTCATTCAAGGACAAGCAGTCACTTTACCGACCTCTATTACATATTTATCTGCTTTGTTCTATTTAACTATATTCGCTTCCTTTGGAGCTTGGCTATTCTACCTCAAGCTTGTAGAAAAAATAGGTGGGGCGAAAAGTGGATACATGGTTGCCCTTTTTCCGGCAATTGGAGGTATAGCTTCAGTGATGATTGGTGAATCAGATCCATCCATTTTCTTGGGAGCTGGCTGTCTTTTCAGTTGTTTAGGTGCCGCTATTGCATTAGGTTTTGGCATGAATATTGGTAAACGTAATTTGAAAGAAGAAATTTAA
- a CDS encoding VOC family protein, translating to MESKWPNEMKVAQIRVARPTDQLKKVVNFYCEGLGLKKIGSFEGHEGYDGIMIGLPDSSYHLEFTQHKDGSPCPAPSKDNLLVFYIPERKTIEEITSRLKGMGYEPVSPENPYWEKSGVTIEDPDGWRIVLMNSPGIGK from the coding sequence ATGGAAAGTAAATGGCCAAATGAAATGAAAGTAGCGCAAATCCGGGTTGCACGTCCTACTGATCAGCTAAAAAAGGTTGTAAACTTCTATTGTGAAGGATTAGGTTTGAAAAAAATCGGTTCTTTTGAAGGGCATGAGGGATATGACGGCATCATGATTGGGCTTCCTGATTCCAGCTATCATCTGGAGTTTACTCAACATAAAGATGGCAGTCCCTGTCCTGCCCCATCAAAAGATAATCTGCTAGTCTTTTATATTCCTGAACGTAAAACCATTGAAGAAATCACAAGTAGATTGAAAGGTATGGGGTATGAACCGGTTTCTCCGGAAAATCCATATTGGGAAAAATCAGGTGTTACTATTGAAGATCCGGATGGTTGGAGAATTGTATTGATGAATTCGCCCGGCATAGGAAAATAA
- a CDS encoding SDR family oxidoreductase encodes MNIYEQQKNGQPGQTQERQPGIESEMNPLPIQPKDYIGSGKLKDRVALITGGDSGIGRAVAIAYAKEGAHVVVNYLDEHSDAEETKQLIEAEGVRCLLLPSDVSVEANCKELITKTLDEFGKLDILVNNAAVQSPTENIEDITDEQWDKTFCTNIYSVFYMSKHAVPHMKQGNAVINTTSINPYRGHATLMDYTATKGAIVGFTRSLAQNVAKKGIRVNMVAPGPIWTPLIPATFDEQSVAEFGTEAPLGRPGQPTDHAGAYVLLASDEGAYITGQCIHINGGITMSS; translated from the coding sequence TTGAATATATATGAACAGCAAAAAAATGGACAGCCCGGACAAACACAGGAAAGACAGCCTGGCATTGAATCAGAGATGAATCCACTTCCGATTCAGCCAAAGGATTACATAGGAAGCGGTAAGCTAAAGGACCGCGTTGCCTTGATTACAGGCGGAGATAGCGGCATCGGACGTGCGGTTGCCATTGCTTATGCAAAGGAAGGCGCCCATGTGGTTGTGAATTATTTGGATGAGCACAGCGATGCCGAAGAAACAAAGCAGCTAATTGAAGCGGAAGGCGTTCGCTGCCTCCTACTTCCAAGTGACGTTTCCGTGGAGGCGAATTGTAAGGAATTGATTACGAAGACGTTGGACGAGTTCGGAAAGCTGGACATCCTCGTCAATAATGCAGCGGTGCAATCCCCGACAGAAAACATTGAGGATATCACGGACGAGCAATGGGACAAAACGTTCTGCACCAATATATATTCAGTATTTTACATGAGCAAGCACGCGGTTCCTCATATGAAACAAGGCAATGCGGTCATCAACACAACATCGATCAACCCGTACAGAGGACATGCAACTTTGATGGATTATACGGCGACAAAAGGGGCAATCGTCGGATTCACACGCAGCCTTGCACAGAATGTGGCTAAAAAAGGGATCCGGGTCAATATGGTGGCACCAGGCCCGATTTGGACTCCGCTCATCCCGGCGACGTTCGACGAACAATCCGTTGCCGAGTTCGGTACCGAGGCACCACTTGGCCGCCCTGGGCAGCCGACAGATCATGCAGGCGCATATGTGCTGCTAGCCTCTGATGAAGGTGCTTATATAACTGGACAGTGCATTCACATCAATGGCGGGATCACGATGTCCTCATAA
- a CDS encoding GNAT family N-acetyltransferase, producing MNSIETIQELTNKEQWLEAFPIMNQLRTDLTQKTYLELLEEMRKDGYCLFALYKDNRIVSLAGLSWRVNFYNKRHVFIYDLVTDAAHRSFGFGEKLLNYIHNWAKENGAAYVALESGIQRNDAHRFYEEKLDYDKWCYSFRKTL from the coding sequence GTGAATTCGATAGAAACAATACAAGAATTAACAAATAAAGAACAATGGTTAGAAGCCTTTCCAATCATGAATCAGTTACGTACTGACTTAACTCAAAAAACATACCTGGAGTTACTTGAAGAAATGAGGAAGGATGGGTACTGTTTGTTTGCTTTATATAAGGATAACCGGATTGTATCCTTGGCTGGTTTAAGTTGGAGAGTGAACTTTTATAATAAACGTCACGTGTTTATTTATGACCTTGTAACAGATGCTGCGCACCGCTCATTTGGATTTGGAGAGAAGTTATTAAATTATATACATAACTGGGCAAAAGAAAACGGTGCTGCATATGTGGCTTTGGAATCTGGCATCCAGCGAAACGATGCCCACCGCTTTTATGAAGAAAAATTAGATTATGATAAATGGTGCTACTCATTTAGAAAAACGCTGTGA
- a CDS encoding phosphotransferase enzyme family protein, with translation MEAAVERIFSNELVKLAGHFFQVNAGNPVKLGDAENYVFEVYRDGTPYILRMTHQSHRTKDQVLAELKWVEHLQNNGSEIPKVITSIENNLVEIVKGLDGTEFYCCLFEKAPGVRMKVTDENFDGPLFFEWGRTIGQMHKQTKSYKPETKYKRLDWYEEELLNVQLYASDVPEQLMHQQELIKKKLNALPVHQDNFGLIHSDIHNGNFHLHEGKIHVFDFDDCSYHWFASDLAIPLYYLIWSLEREGVKGLDEYAAKFMREFIKGYETENILAPEEYEAIPLFLKLRDLTLYNFFHKKYDLKNADGQLFKTVKSIEQRIMDSRPIVHFDPNMVH, from the coding sequence ATGGAAGCAGCGGTAGAACGAATTTTTTCTAATGAATTGGTGAAATTGGCTGGGCATTTTTTTCAAGTGAATGCGGGGAATCCGGTTAAACTTGGAGATGCAGAGAACTACGTATTTGAGGTTTACAGGGATGGAACTCCATATATCTTAAGAATGACACATCAATCACATCGTACAAAAGACCAAGTGCTTGCTGAGTTAAAGTGGGTTGAGCATTTACAGAATAATGGTAGTGAAATTCCTAAAGTCATAACTTCGATAGAAAATAACTTAGTTGAAATTGTGAAGGGTCTGGATGGTACGGAATTTTATTGTTGCCTGTTTGAAAAAGCTCCTGGTGTAAGGATGAAAGTCACCGATGAAAATTTCGACGGACCTTTATTTTTTGAATGGGGAAGAACCATTGGCCAAATGCATAAACAAACAAAAAGTTATAAGCCTGAAACAAAATATAAAAGGCTGGATTGGTATGAAGAAGAATTATTGAATGTCCAACTCTATGCATCCGATGTTCCAGAGCAATTGATGCACCAACAAGAATTAATCAAGAAGAAATTAAATGCCCTCCCAGTTCATCAAGATAATTTTGGATTGATTCATTCAGATATACATAACGGCAATTTCCATCTTCATGAGGGGAAGATTCATGTTTTTGACTTTGATGACTGTTCTTATCACTGGTTTGCCAGCGATTTGGCCATACCTCTGTACTATTTGATATGGAGCTTGGAACGTGAAGGGGTAAAAGGGCTCGATGAATATGCCGCCAAGTTCATGAGGGAATTCATAAAAGGCTATGAGACGGAAAATATCCTGGCACCTGAAGAATACGAAGCGATTCCTCTATTTTTAAAGTTAAGGGATCTAACGTTATATAATTTTTTTCATAAAAAGTATGATTTGAAGAACGCGGATGGTCAATTATTCAAAACCGTCAAAAGTATCGAACAAAGAATCATGGATAGCCGTCCTATTGTTCACTTCGATCCGAACATGGTTCATTAA
- a CDS encoding GNAT family N-acetyltransferase has product MSEMKINGLAYTIRTGELEDAEAVLDVQNSVISEGEYFIAVSEEFNKTPEQQRDWIQRLLENERETIIVAEINGEVIGWIGFQSENRKRMSHKGSFGMMIREDCRGKGIGKELIKALLEWAEANPFIEKVSLGVFSTNQRAISLYKKMGFVEEGRKIKEFKMSESEYVDDIIMYKMV; this is encoded by the coding sequence ATGTCAGAAATGAAAATTAATGGACTTGCATATACGATTCGGACCGGTGAATTGGAAGATGCGGAAGCGGTTTTGGATGTACAGAATTCCGTTATTTCCGAAGGAGAGTATTTTATTGCGGTATCGGAGGAGTTCAATAAAACACCAGAACAACAAAGGGATTGGATACAAAGGTTATTGGAAAATGAACGAGAAACCATCATCGTGGCCGAAATAAATGGTGAGGTCATTGGATGGATAGGATTTCAATCGGAAAATAGGAAGAGAATGTCTCACAAGGGCTCATTTGGAATGATGATCAGGGAAGATTGCAGAGGGAAAGGAATTGGAAAAGAGCTTATAAAAGCATTATTGGAATGGGCAGAAGCAAATCCGTTCATTGAAAAGGTGAGCTTGGGAGTTTTTTCAACAAATCAGCGGGCAATATCACTGTATAAAAAGATGGGGTTTGTTGAAGAGGGCCGTAAAATAAAGGAATTTAAGATGAGCGAAAGTGAATACGTCGATGATATTATCATGTACAAAATGGTTTGA
- a CDS encoding peptidoglycan-binding protein, translated as MKKILLTILTASVFILGVCMPTKGEAAALDRTLSFGMSNSDVKVLQELLLTKGVFPYHEATGYYGPITKESVKKYQEKSGLKVDGIAGTKTNQKIQVLKSGDMGRPVAELQRLLKDWNVYTSTIDGIYGTGTKQAVINFQKQKGLSADGIAGARTFSKLKERASLASSAVKEITVTSTAYTASCEGCSGTTRMGVDLKKYDDAKLIAVDPNVIPLGSIVEVEGYGQAIAADTGGAIKGNRIDVFIASEADALTWGRKQVNVKIIK; from the coding sequence ATGAAGAAAATTTTATTAACGATCCTAACGGCTTCTGTATTCATTCTAGGAGTATGCATGCCAACAAAAGGCGAAGCCGCTGCTTTGGATCGCACACTTTCATTTGGAATGAGTAATAGTGATGTAAAAGTATTACAAGAATTATTACTGACAAAAGGGGTCTTTCCCTATCACGAAGCAACAGGTTACTACGGACCGATTACAAAAGAATCCGTAAAGAAGTATCAGGAAAAATCAGGACTGAAAGTCGATGGAATAGCAGGAACAAAAACGAATCAGAAAATACAGGTACTAAAAAGCGGGGATATGGGAAGACCTGTAGCTGAACTGCAAAGATTATTGAAGGACTGGAATGTTTACACATCAACGATCGATGGTATTTATGGAACAGGTACAAAGCAAGCCGTCATCAACTTTCAAAAGCAAAAGGGATTATCCGCTGATGGAATAGCCGGTGCTCGGACCTTCAGTAAATTAAAAGAAAGAGCAAGTTTAGCAAGCTCTGCCGTTAAAGAAATAACGGTAACAAGTACAGCATATACAGCGAGCTGCGAGGGATGCTCAGGCACTACAAGAATGGGCGTTGACCTAAAAAAATATGATGATGCCAAACTGATAGCAGTCGATCCGAACGTGATTCCGCTAGGCTCCATCGTTGAAGTCGAAGGCTATGGACAAGCAATCGCTGCAGACACGGGCGGCGCCATCAAAGGAAACAGAATCGATGTATTCATCGCGAGTGAAGCGGATGCTTTAACGTGGGGAAGAAAGCAAGTGAACGTGAAGATAATTAAATGA
- a CDS encoding HAD family hydrolase, which yields MIKAVIFDFDGLILDTETAWYEAYKETMAFYKSDLPLEHFVKCIGTDNTELNQYFKDQLGESCNIEEIESRAKSLHEVKMKTSQAREGVKDYLEEAKNNGYKIALASSSTKEWVTHHLGELGLLHYFEVLITGDDVEKVKPAPDLYVKAIEVLGIRPTEAVAFEDSLNGLQAALTAGLKCVIVPNPVTEALAFENHHLRLRSMLDKSLSDVIKHIEQ from the coding sequence ATGATTAAAGCAGTTATTTTCGACTTTGATGGTTTAATTTTAGACACAGAAACGGCTTGGTATGAGGCTTATAAAGAAACGATGGCTTTTTATAAATCTGATTTGCCTCTTGAACATTTCGTAAAATGTATTGGAACGGATAATACTGAACTTAATCAGTACTTCAAGGATCAGCTGGGGGAAAGTTGTAATATTGAAGAAATTGAATCCAGAGCAAAAAGCCTTCATGAAGTCAAAATGAAAACATCACAGGCACGTGAAGGTGTAAAGGATTATTTAGAAGAAGCAAAAAACAATGGATATAAAATCGCCCTCGCTTCAAGCTCGACAAAAGAGTGGGTCACTCATCATTTGGGGGAACTTGGACTGTTACACTATTTTGAAGTTCTTATCACAGGGGATGATGTTGAAAAAGTAAAACCTGCGCCTGATTTGTATGTAAAGGCAATTGAAGTCCTGGGTATTCGGCCCACAGAAGCCGTAGCATTTGAAGATTCCTTAAATGGGCTTCAAGCCGCCCTGACTGCAGGATTAAAGTGTGTTATCGTTCCTAATCCCGTGACGGAAGCTCTAGCTTTTGAAAATCATCATTTACGCCTCCGATCCATGTTGGATAAGAGCTTGTCTGACGTTATAAAACATATTGAGCAATAA
- a CDS encoding GNAT family N-acetyltransferase — MELQTNEKGVRLREVKESDLPIFFEQQLDPAANYMAAFTSKDPSDEVAFLTHWKNILSNLDIQKMTILCNGCVAGNILKFEQFGNPEVSYWIGKQYWGKGIASEALLNFLPKIKVRPLYARAAKDNLASIRVLEKCGFERFDEDKGYSHTRGKEVEEFILKLESGNPR, encoded by the coding sequence ATGGAATTGCAAACCAATGAAAAAGGAGTCCGGCTGCGGGAGGTCAAGGAGAGCGATCTTCCTATCTTTTTCGAGCAGCAATTGGATCCTGCCGCAAACTATATGGCTGCTTTCACATCTAAGGATCCATCAGACGAGGTGGCTTTTTTGACACACTGGAAGAACATCTTATCGAACCTGGATATTCAAAAAATGACTATACTCTGCAACGGATGTGTTGCGGGCAACATTCTCAAGTTTGAACAGTTTGGTAACCCGGAAGTGAGTTATTGGATCGGGAAGCAATATTGGGGTAAAGGAATCGCATCAGAAGCACTGCTAAATTTTTTGCCGAAAATAAAAGTCCGCCCTCTTTATGCCCGCGCAGCCAAGGATAACCTTGCATCCATCCGAGTGTTGGAAAAATGCGGGTTTGAAAGATTCGATGAAGACAAAGGGTATTCCCATACAAGAGGCAAAGAGGTTGAAGAATTCATTTTGAAACTTGAATCAGGAAACCCCCGTTAA